One region of Streptomyces rishiriensis genomic DNA includes:
- the rpoZ gene encoding DNA-directed RNA polymerase subunit omega, with translation MSSSISAPEGIINPPIDELLEATDSKYSLVIYAAKRARQINAYYSQLGEGLLEYVGPLVDTHVHEKPLSIALREINAGLLTSEAVEGPAQ, from the coding sequence GTGTCCTCTTCCATCTCCGCGCCCGAGGGCATCATCAACCCGCCGATCGACGAGCTCCTCGAGGCCACCGACTCGAAGTACAGCCTCGTGATCTACGCGGCCAAGCGGGCCCGCCAGATCAACGCGTACTACTCGCAGCTCGGCGAGGGCCTCCTCGAGTACGTCGGTCCGCTCGTGGACACCCACGTCCACGAGAAGCCGCTCTCGATCGCCCTTCGCGAGATCAACGCGGGTCTGCTGACGTCCGAGGCCGTCGAGGGCCCCGCTCAGTAG
- the gmk gene encoding guanylate kinase has translation MAVKLRGTTPETPDARPRLTVLSGPSGVGKSTVVAHMRKEHPEVWLSVSATTRRPRPGEKHGVHYFFVTDDEMDKLIANGELLEWAEFAGNRYGTPRTAVLERLESGEPVLLEIDLQGARQVRESMPEAQLVFLAPPSWEELVRRLTGRGTEPPEVIERRLAAAKIELAAEPEFDVTLVNTSVEDVARELLALVDVV, from the coding sequence ATGGCAGTAAAACTCCGGGGGACGACCCCCGAAACCCCGGACGCACGTCCGCGGCTGACCGTGCTCTCCGGCCCCTCCGGGGTCGGCAAGAGCACGGTCGTCGCTCATATGCGCAAGGAACACCCCGAAGTCTGGCTCTCCGTGTCGGCGACGACCCGTAGGCCGCGGCCCGGCGAGAAGCACGGCGTCCACTATTTCTTCGTCACCGACGACGAGATGGACAAGCTGATCGCCAACGGCGAGCTGCTCGAGTGGGCCGAGTTCGCGGGCAACCGCTACGGCACTCCGCGCACCGCGGTGCTGGAACGCCTGGAGTCGGGCGAGCCGGTCCTCCTGGAGATCGACCTCCAGGGAGCCCGGCAGGTCCGCGAGTCGATGCCCGAGGCTCAACTCGTGTTCCTCGCCCCTCCCTCCTGGGAGGAACTGGTGCGTCGGCTCACCGGGCGGGGCACCGAACCGCCCGAGGTGATCGAGCGCCGCCTGGCGGCGGCGAAGATCGAACTCGCGGCCGAGCCGGAGTTCGACGTGACCCTGGTCAACACCTCCGTCGAGGACGTCGCGCGTGAGCTGCTAGCCTTGGTCGATGTTGTGTGA
- a CDS encoding integration host factor, with protein MALPPLTPEQRAAALEKAAAARRERAEVKNRLKHSGASLHEVIKQGQENDVIGKMKVSALLESLPGVGKVRAKQIMERLGISESRRVRGLGSNQIASLEREFGSTGS; from the coding sequence GTGGCTCTTCCGCCCCTTACCCCCGAACAGCGCGCAGCCGCGCTCGAAAAGGCCGCCGCGGCTCGCCGGGAGCGGGCCGAGGTCAAGAATCGACTCAAGCACTCCGGCGCCTCGCTTCACGAGGTCATCAAGCAGGGTCAGGAAAACGACGTCATCGGCAAGATGAAGGTCTCCGCCCTTCTGGAGTCGCTCCCGGGCGTGGGCAAAGTCCGCGCCAAGCAGATCATGGAGCGACTCGGCATCTCCGAGAGCCGTCGCGTGCGCGGCCTCGGTTCCAACCAGATCGCGTCCCTGGAGCGTGAGTTCGGCAGCACCGGCTCCTGA